A genomic segment from Parolsenella catena encodes:
- a CDS encoding methionine ABC transporter ATP-binding protein, with protein MIELTNISKVYDTPAGPFHAIDDVTLSIGSGDIFGIIGESGAGKSTLVRCINLLEQPTSGSVVIDGHDVTSLRGRDLRELRADIGMIFQRFSLFEQRTVLDNVIFPATLASTGKRVSRAEAPERARKLLALVGLEGKEGSYPSQLSGGQQQRVAIARALMTSPKTLLCDEATSALDTLTTSQVLDLLGRINRELGVTIVLITHSLAVARRICNHVVVMDHGHVVEQGTAEEIFSNPQADVTRALLQFEGEGR; from the coding sequence ATGATCGAGCTGACTAACATATCCAAGGTTTACGACACGCCCGCCGGCCCCTTCCACGCCATCGATGACGTCACACTGAGCATCGGCTCTGGCGACATCTTCGGCATCATCGGCGAGTCCGGTGCCGGCAAGTCCACACTCGTGCGTTGCATCAACCTTCTCGAGCAGCCCACGAGCGGCTCGGTTGTCATCGACGGCCACGACGTCACGAGCCTGCGCGGCAGGGACCTGCGCGAGCTGCGTGCCGACATCGGCATGATCTTCCAGCGCTTCTCCCTGTTCGAGCAGCGCACGGTGCTCGACAACGTCATCTTCCCCGCCACGCTCGCAAGCACGGGCAAGCGGGTCTCGCGCGCAGAGGCGCCCGAGCGCGCCCGCAAGCTCCTCGCACTCGTGGGCCTCGAGGGCAAGGAGGGCTCATACCCCTCGCAGCTCTCCGGTGGCCAGCAGCAGCGCGTGGCCATCGCCCGCGCGCTCATGACGAGTCCCAAGACGCTCCTGTGCGACGAGGCCACGAGCGCCCTCGACACGCTCACGACGAGCCAGGTCCTCGACCTGCTTGGCAGGATCAACAGGGAGCTCGGCGTCACGATCGTGCTCATCACCCACTCGCTCGCCGTTGCCCGCCGCATCTGCAACCACGTCGTCGTCATGGATCACGGCCATGTGGTCGAGCAGGGCACCGCGGAGGAGATCTTCAGCAACCCGCAGGCAGACGTCACGCGCGCGCTGCTTCAGTTCGAGGGGGAGGGTCGCTAA
- a CDS encoding nitroreductase family protein: MNGVIEALEQRRSCRKFSDKPVEDEKVKQIVEAGLYAASGMGRQATHLVVVTNPDDVAQLSRMNAAIMGAEGDPFYGARTVIVVLTDPAVPTCVEDGALVMGNLMNAAHALGVGSCWIHRAHEEFDSDEGKALLAKWGVKGEWRGVGHCILGYADEGGEKPAAERLASRVTYVK, from the coding sequence ATGAACGGGGTCATCGAGGCGCTCGAGCAGCGTCGCAGCTGCAGGAAGTTCTCGGACAAGCCTGTCGAGGACGAGAAGGTAAAGCAGATCGTCGAGGCGGGGCTGTACGCCGCGAGCGGCATGGGCAGGCAGGCCACGCACCTCGTCGTAGTAACGAACCCGGATGACGTGGCGCAACTCAGCCGCATGAACGCGGCCATCATGGGCGCCGAGGGCGATCCATTCTACGGCGCCAGGACCGTCATCGTCGTACTCACGGACCCCGCCGTTCCCACCTGCGTCGAGGATGGCGCGCTTGTCATGGGCAACCTCATGAACGCGGCACATGCCCTGGGCGTGGGGTCGTGCTGGATTCACCGCGCCCACGAGGAGTTCGACTCCGACGAGGGCAAGGCACTGCTCGCCAAATGGGGTGTCAAGGGCGAGTGGCGCGGAGTGGGCCACTGCATCCTGGGATACGCAGACGAGGGCGGCGAGAAGCCAGCGGCCGAGCGCCTCGCGAGCCGCGTCACCTACGTGAAGTAG
- a CDS encoding alpha/beta fold hydrolase → MPKLASYYLPGLYVEDHSVEVPLDWRGTEPERAATDGLPAGERIHVFYRTVCTPENVGRDLPLLVFLQGGPGGQGPRLLSPTSDGWIAEAIKHFRVVLPDQRGTGRSEHASAKSIARRGDARAQADYLKRLLARSIVRDLEYIRLTEFGGRAWTTLGQSYGGFLTLTYLSFYPQGIAASFTCGGIPHVPASAADVYAHTFPRMAAKTRAYYARYPEDEARMAAVADRLATGDVTLPDGSPLTPRRLQTLGGGLGMKPAPERLHNLLDTAFETGNGSPACAGSTPELTDGFLMAVLQNLTTAGNPLYWTLQEFIYANGTLDAPIRWAAEHEYARHSEFDAAARPLMLTGEAAFPFMFEDDPLLAPLKPAVDLLMEDTEFDEIYDERQLAANEVPLQAAVYFDDLYVDSGLQLDTLSRVATSHAWVTNEFEHDGLHGSVVFAHLFEEALGRGDLERALRS, encoded by the coding sequence ATGCCCAAACTAGCAAGCTACTACCTGCCCGGCCTTTACGTCGAGGACCACTCCGTGGAGGTCCCGCTCGACTGGCGTGGCACCGAGCCCGAGCGAGCCGCCACGGACGGACTGCCGGCCGGCGAGCGCATCCACGTGTTCTACCGCACGGTCTGCACACCCGAAAACGTCGGCCGGGACCTGCCCCTGCTCGTGTTCCTCCAGGGCGGTCCGGGCGGCCAGGGCCCGCGCTTGCTCTCGCCCACCTCGGACGGCTGGATCGCCGAGGCCATCAAGCACTTCCGCGTGGTGCTGCCAGACCAGCGCGGCACTGGCCGCAGCGAGCACGCGAGCGCCAAGTCCATCGCGCGCCGCGGGGATGCGCGCGCCCAGGCGGATTACCTCAAGCGACTGCTCGCCCGATCCATCGTGCGTGACCTCGAGTACATCCGCCTCACCGAGTTCGGCGGCCGCGCCTGGACCACGCTCGGCCAGAGCTATGGCGGCTTCCTCACGCTCACCTACCTCAGCTTCTACCCGCAGGGCATCGCCGCGAGCTTCACGTGCGGCGGCATCCCGCATGTGCCGGCAAGCGCTGCGGACGTCTATGCCCACACGTTCCCGCGCATGGCCGCCAAGACGCGCGCCTATTACGCACGCTACCCCGAGGACGAGGCCCGCATGGCCGCGGTCGCGGACCGACTCGCCACAGGCGACGTCACGCTGCCCGATGGCAGCCCGCTCACGCCGCGCCGCCTCCAGACGCTCGGCGGCGGCCTGGGCATGAAGCCCGCGCCCGAGCGCCTGCACAACCTTCTCGACACCGCCTTCGAGACGGGCAATGGCTCCCCCGCCTGCGCCGGCTCCACGCCCGAGCTCACGGACGGCTTCCTCATGGCCGTGCTTCAGAACCTCACGACGGCCGGCAATCCGCTCTACTGGACGCTGCAGGAGTTCATCTACGCCAACGGCACGCTCGACGCCCCCATCCGCTGGGCAGCCGAGCACGAATACGCGCGCCATTCCGAGTTCGATGCGGCGGCGCGGCCGCTCATGCTCACGGGCGAGGCGGCGTTCCCCTTCATGTTCGAGGACGACCCGCTGCTTGCCCCGCTCAAGCCAGCCGTGGACCTGCTCATGGAGGACACGGAGTTCGACGAGATCTACGACGAGCGCCAGCTCGCGGCAAACGAGGTGCCCCTGCAGGCCGCCGTCTACTTCGATGACCTGTACGTGGACTCGGGCCTGCAGCTCGACACGCTCTCCCGCGTGGCCACAAGCCATGCCTGGGTCACGAACGAGTTTGAGCACGATGGCCTGCATGGCAGCGTCGTGTTCGCGCACCTGTTCGAGGAGGCGCTGGGCCGCGGCGACCTCGAGCGCGCGCTTCGCTCGTAG
- a CDS encoding homoserine O-succinyltransferase, whose product MPINIPDGLPAKRILQQERIFALEEDVARKQQIRPLHVALLNLMPTKIETETQILRLISKSPIQVSVDFMRVSSHEATHAADHLVKFYDTFDDLKHNNYDGLIITGAPVEQMPFEEVDYWDELCQIMDWAQEHVLSTMFLCWGAFAGLYHLHGIHKRLLGSKLFGVFPQRLCDEYNFLTNGFDEVHNMPHSRHAAPDEKEIDADPALQVLSRGETSGPALIATRDFHEIYALGHFEYGRDTLADEYWRDFHAGLPIQLPLNYFPDDDPEKQPLFTWRSHANLLYRNWLNYVYQTTPYELERVPEVVAELREHTEQLLAKGGVPSKF is encoded by the coding sequence ATGCCCATCAACATCCCCGACGGTCTGCCCGCCAAGCGCATCCTCCAGCAGGAGCGCATCTTTGCCCTCGAGGAGGACGTGGCCCGCAAGCAGCAGATTCGTCCGCTTCACGTGGCGCTGCTCAACCTCATGCCCACCAAGATCGAGACGGAGACGCAGATCTTGCGCCTCATCTCGAAGTCGCCCATCCAGGTGAGCGTCGACTTCATGCGCGTCTCGTCCCACGAGGCCACCCATGCCGCCGATCACCTCGTGAAGTTCTACGACACGTTCGATGACCTCAAGCACAACAACTACGACGGCCTCATCATCACGGGTGCGCCCGTGGAGCAGATGCCGTTCGAGGAGGTCGACTACTGGGACGAGCTGTGCCAGATCATGGACTGGGCGCAGGAGCACGTGCTGTCCACGATGTTTCTGTGCTGGGGCGCCTTTGCCGGCCTGTATCACCTGCATGGCATCCACAAGCGCCTGCTGGGCTCCAAGCTCTTTGGCGTGTTTCCCCAGCGTCTGTGCGATGAGTACAACTTCCTCACGAACGGCTTTGACGAGGTGCACAACATGCCGCACAGCCGTCACGCCGCGCCAGACGAGAAGGAGATCGACGCCGACCCCGCGCTACAGGTGCTCTCCCGCGGCGAGACGAGCGGCCCGGCGCTCATCGCCACGCGCGACTTCCATGAGATCTATGCCCTCGGCCACTTCGAGTACGGCCGCGACACGCTGGCGGACGAGTACTGGCGAGACTTCCACGCGGGCCTGCCCATCCAGCTGCCGCTGAACTACTTCCCCGACGACGATCCCGAGAAGCAGCCGCTCTTCACGTGGCGCAGCCATGCCAACCTGCTGTATCGCAACTGGCTCAACTACGTCTACCAGACGACGCCCTACGAGCTCGAGCGCGTGCCCGAGGTCGTGGCGGAGCTGCGTGAGCACACCGAGCAGCTCCTTGCGAAGGGCGGCGTGCCGAGTAAGTTCTAG
- a CDS encoding AbrB/MazE/SpoVT family DNA-binding domain-containing protein, which yields MVTMMSTKMTKAGQTTVPKEIRTALGIADDSRVYWFWDGEHAYIASTPSPLPEVTSAKEFWRGIADAERQVEAGKTRSANEVVSEMRSRYGC from the coding sequence ATGGTGACGATGATGAGCACGAAGATGACGAAGGCCGGGCAGACCACCGTTCCAAAGGAGATCCGTACCGCGCTTGGCATTGCGGATGACTCTCGCGTGTACTGGTTCTGGGATGGCGAACACGCTTACATCGCCTCCACGCCCTCGCCTTTGCCGGAGGTGACTTCGGCAAAGGAATTCTGGCGGGGGATTGCGGACGCGGAGAGACAGGTAGAGGCCGGCAAAACCCGCTCCGCCAACGAGGTCGTATCAGAGATGAGGTCGAGGTATGGCTGCTGA
- the yfcE gene encoding phosphodiesterase, whose translation MKFLIASDIHGSAAWCRRLMDALDAEQPDRLLLLGDILYHGPRNDLPEGYAPKEVIAMLNPLASSIIAVRGNCEAEVDQMVLDFPCMADYTTIFDPAAALAADGSAREKTGCELFLTHGHVYGAGFHNSVERLPELPAGSILLYGHTHKKVSEPAPAHEGVWAFNPGSVSIPKDGTHSYGVYENGALRHVILEA comes from the coding sequence ATGAAGTTCCTCATCGCAAGCGACATCCACGGCTCCGCCGCCTGGTGCCGTCGCCTCATGGACGCCCTCGACGCCGAGCAGCCCGACCGCTTGCTCCTCCTCGGCGACATCCTCTACCACGGCCCGCGCAACGACCTCCCCGAGGGCTACGCGCCCAAGGAGGTCATCGCCATGCTCAACCCGCTCGCGTCGAGCATCATCGCCGTGCGTGGCAACTGCGAGGCGGAGGTCGACCAGATGGTCCTCGACTTCCCCTGCATGGCGGACTACACCACCATCTTCGACCCCGCGGCCGCACTCGCCGCGGATGGTTCCGCACGCGAGAAGACCGGCTGCGAGCTCTTCCTCACGCACGGCCACGTCTACGGTGCCGGCTTCCACAACAGCGTCGAAAGGCTACCGGAGCTTCCCGCGGGCTCCATCCTGCTGTACGGCCACACGCACAAGAAGGTGAGCGAACCCGCGCCCGCGCACGAGGGCGTCTGGGCGTTCAACCCCGGCAGCGTCTCCATCCCCAAGGACGGCACGCACAGCTATGGCGTCTACGAGAACGGCGCCCTGCGCCACGTCATCCTGGAGGCATAG
- a CDS encoding amidohydrolase translates to MEDFELLTKFRRDLHRIPELSFDLPETIRYVRGVLDGLSCEVTTPCESCVCAFFDVGAACGRESGGPATAVRADMDALPITENSGVEFCSAKPGHMHACGHDGHMAMALAAACWVDEVLRGVREGAACPLPRNVLFVFQPAEETTGGARIVCESGVFERYHADRIFGFHVWPDLPAGVVATRPGALLARASETHVTIHGTSSHIAKSADGNDALLAGAHFLTGVEALMAELSAEEPCLLKFGLMQSGTVCNAISAETKVAGSLRVFSDEMFDRARAGVEQRLADACATYGCTYNLDFAEGYPPVTNDAALYDLAKSALGDTLELVPEPLLIAEDFAFYQRHLPGLFMLLGTGTGIPLHSDEFRMDEDVLVRGLETYRALLRCE, encoded by the coding sequence ATGGAAGACTTCGAGCTTCTCACCAAGTTCCGGCGAGACCTGCATCGCATCCCGGAGCTCTCCTTTGACCTGCCAGAGACGATCCGCTACGTTCGCGGGGTTCTCGACGGCCTGTCCTGCGAGGTCACGACGCCCTGCGAGAGCTGCGTCTGCGCGTTCTTCGACGTGGGCGCGGCATGCGGGCGCGAGTCAGGCGGACCCGCTACGGCCGTCCGCGCGGACATGGACGCCCTGCCCATCACCGAGAACAGCGGCGTCGAGTTCTGCTCGGCCAAGCCCGGCCACATGCACGCCTGCGGCCACGACGGCCACATGGCCATGGCCCTCGCCGCGGCCTGCTGGGTGGACGAGGTGCTGCGAGGCGTCCGCGAGGGAGCCGCCTGTCCCCTGCCACGCAACGTCCTGTTCGTGTTCCAGCCCGCGGAGGAGACCACCGGCGGCGCCCGCATCGTCTGCGAGAGCGGCGTGTTCGAGCGCTACCACGCAGACCGCATCTTCGGCTTCCACGTCTGGCCGGACCTTCCCGCCGGCGTCGTCGCAACGCGCCCGGGCGCCCTGCTCGCCCGCGCGAGCGAGACCCACGTGACCATCCACGGCACCTCGAGCCACATCGCCAAGAGCGCGGATGGCAACGACGCCCTGCTCGCCGGCGCGCACTTCCTCACCGGCGTCGAGGCCCTCATGGCAGAGCTCTCCGCCGAGGAGCCGTGCCTGCTCAAGTTCGGCCTCATGCAGAGCGGTACGGTCTGCAACGCCATCAGTGCGGAGACGAAGGTCGCCGGCAGCCTGCGCGTCTTCTCGGACGAGATGTTCGACCGCGCCCGCGCTGGCGTCGAGCAGCGCCTCGCGGACGCCTGTGCCACCTACGGCTGCACCTATAACCTCGACTTTGCCGAGGGCTACCCGCCCGTCACGAACGACGCGGCCCTCTATGACCTCGCGAAGTCCGCCCTCGGAGACACGCTCGAGCTCGTGCCCGAACCCCTCCTCATCGCCGAGGACTTCGCCTTCTACCAGCGCCACCTCCCGGGCCTGTTCATGCTGCTCGGCACTGGCACCGGCATCCCGCTTCACTCGGACGAATTCCGCATGGACGAGGACGTGCTCGTCCGCGGACTCGAGACCTATCGCGCCCTTCTGCGGTGCGAGTAA
- a CDS encoding diaminopimelate decarboxylase translates to MSAPQDTCLPTGAAQGETSEVRTTADLDRLPNHGYDLKLPFASKATLEAVAEKYPTPFHLYDEAGIRRNMEAIREAFSWNPGFREYFAVKANPNPALISILREYGCGCDCSSYTELMIAEAVGITGQQIMFSSNDTPAADFAKARELGAIVNFDDISHIEFFERVAGPIPETVSCRFNPGGLFQLANGIMDNPGDSKYGMTTEQLFEAFSQLKAKGAKNFGIHAFLASNTVTNDYYPKLARILFKLAVELEEKTGAHVAFVNLSGGVGVPYLPAQTANDIRAIGEGVRAAYEEILVPAGMGDVAIYTEMGRFVLAPYGCVVTRAVHEKRIYKDYIGVDASAVDLIRPAMYGSYHHVSVVGQPGGEDKTRAEASETYDVTGNLCENNDKFAVDRHLPHVDMGDLLVIHDSGAHGYSMGYNYNGRLRAAEVLLHEDGNAELIRRAETPADYFATLDVLPEAHERLAAACEGLTGIK, encoded by the coding sequence ATGAGCGCGCCGCAAGACACCTGTCTGCCCACTGGGGCAGCGCAAGGTGAGACGTCGGAGGTCCGCACCACCGCTGACCTCGACCGTCTCCCAAACCATGGGTATGACCTCAAGCTCCCGTTTGCGAGCAAGGCCACGCTCGAGGCGGTTGCCGAGAAGTACCCCACGCCCTTCCACCTGTATGACGAGGCGGGCATTCGTCGCAACATGGAGGCCATTCGCGAGGCCTTCTCGTGGAACCCCGGCTTTCGCGAGTACTTCGCCGTGAAGGCCAACCCCAACCCCGCGCTGATCTCCATCCTGCGCGAGTACGGCTGCGGCTGCGATTGCTCGAGCTACACGGAGCTCATGATCGCCGAGGCCGTGGGCATCACGGGGCAGCAGATCATGTTCTCGAGCAACGACACGCCGGCGGCGGACTTCGCGAAGGCGCGCGAGCTAGGCGCCATCGTCAACTTCGACGACATCAGCCACATCGAGTTCTTCGAGAGGGTCGCCGGCCCCATCCCCGAGACCGTGAGCTGCCGCTTCAACCCCGGCGGCCTGTTCCAGCTTGCCAACGGCATCATGGATAACCCCGGCGACTCCAAGTACGGCATGACGACGGAGCAGCTCTTCGAGGCGTTCTCCCAGCTCAAGGCCAAGGGCGCCAAGAATTTCGGCATCCACGCATTCCTCGCGAGCAACACGGTCACGAACGACTACTACCCCAAGCTCGCGCGCATCCTGTTCAAGCTTGCCGTCGAGCTCGAGGAGAAGACGGGTGCGCACGTGGCGTTCGTCAACCTCTCCGGCGGTGTGGGCGTGCCCTACCTGCCCGCTCAGACCGCGAACGACATCCGCGCGATCGGCGAGGGCGTGCGTGCCGCCTACGAGGAGATCCTCGTCCCCGCCGGCATGGGCGACGTCGCGATCTATACCGAGATGGGCCGCTTCGTGTTGGCGCCCTATGGCTGCGTCGTGACGCGCGCCGTCCATGAGAAGCGCATCTACAAGGACTACATCGGCGTCGACGCGAGCGCCGTCGACCTCATCCGCCCCGCGATGTACGGCTCCTACCACCACGTGAGCGTCGTGGGCCAGCCCGGCGGCGAGGACAAGACGCGTGCCGAGGCGAGCGAGACCTATGACGTGACGGGCAACCTCTGCGAGAACAACGACAAGTTCGCCGTCGACCGTCACCTGCCGCACGTGGACATGGGCGACCTGCTCGTCATCCATGACTCGGGCGCCCACGGCTACTCCATGGGCTACAACTACAACGGCAGGCTCCGCGCGGCCGAGGTGCTGCTGCACGAGGACGGGAACGCCGAGCTCATCCGCCGCGCCGAGACACCGGCGGACTACTTTGCCACGCTCGACGTGCTGCCCGAGGCGCACGAGCGCCTCGCCGCGGCGTGCGAGGGACTCACGGGAATCAAGTAG
- the dapA gene encoding 4-hydroxy-tetrahydrodipicolinate synthase gives MDVRKLEGSIVALVTPFSEDGSVNFDQLERLLEFHVENGTDAILTLGTTGESATMTDEEDNSVVKFVVDHVAGRVPVIAGSGSNCTAVQTAKSLTYQRLGADAVLIISPYYNKSNEEGIYQHLKHTADATDIPCILYNIPGRTGCSISVRNVERLAAHPNVMGIKEASGNMAYAASIAHCLSDDFRLYSGEDALTVPLMALGGSGTISVWADVQPALVHEMCRAYLDGDAERATRIQVEGQPLISALFGEVNPIPVKEALAQMGLIDANYRLPLVPMSEGPKAALLDAMKGAGLID, from the coding sequence ATGGACGTTCGCAAGCTCGAGGGATCGATCGTGGCCCTTGTCACGCCGTTCAGCGAGGACGGCTCCGTCAACTTCGACCAGCTCGAGCGCCTGCTCGAGTTCCACGTCGAGAACGGCACGGACGCGATCCTCACGCTGGGCACCACCGGCGAGAGCGCCACGATGACCGACGAGGAGGACAACTCCGTCGTCAAGTTCGTCGTAGACCACGTGGCCGGCCGCGTGCCCGTCATCGCGGGGTCGGGCTCCAACTGCACCGCGGTGCAGACGGCCAAGAGCCTCACGTACCAGAGGCTGGGGGCCGACGCCGTCCTCATCATCTCGCCCTACTACAACAAGTCCAACGAGGAAGGCATCTACCAGCACCTCAAGCACACGGCGGACGCCACCGACATCCCCTGCATCCTCTACAACATCCCCGGGCGCACCGGCTGCTCCATCTCCGTGCGCAACGTCGAGCGCCTGGCCGCCCACCCCAACGTGATGGGCATCAAGGAGGCGAGCGGCAACATGGCCTACGCCGCGAGCATCGCCCACTGCCTGTCCGATGACTTCCGCCTCTACTCCGGCGAGGACGCGCTCACGGTGCCGCTCATGGCGCTCGGCGGCTCGGGCACCATCAGCGTGTGGGCAGACGTGCAGCCGGCCCTCGTCCACGAGATGTGCCGCGCCTACCTCGACGGTGACGCCGAGCGCGCCACGCGCATCCAGGTGGAGGGCCAGCCGCTCATCTCCGCCCTGTTCGGCGAGGTCAACCCCATTCCCGTCAAGGAGGCGCTCGCCCAGATGGGGCTCATCGACGCCAACTACCGTCTGCCGCTCGTTCCCATGAGCGAGGGCCCCAAGGCCGCCCTGCTCGATGCCATGAAGGGAGCTGGTCTCATTGACTAG
- the dapB gene encoding 4-hydroxy-tetrahydrodipicolinate reductase → MTSENAAPIRVAIMGEGRMGSLIRSTAEAARTEEGSAAFEVVAQIGFDLSAADAAPAADVLIDFSNVVTLPAVASYVRRTGAALVSGTTGYTDEQMAELRSLAKTSAVLQSGNYSLGIAALRHAATLAARELAGFDVEIVETHHNQKVDAPSGTAKLLLDAVVATEAEEGRGEYHPVYGREGMVGKRDPREVGMHSLRGGTVAGVHTVSFFGTDEEVSLTHRATSRQIFVNGALAAARKMAGREPGFYGFDEVMFN, encoded by the coding sequence TTGACTAGCGAGAACGCCGCCCCCATTCGCGTCGCCATCATGGGCGAGGGCCGCATGGGCTCGCTCATCCGCTCCACGGCCGAGGCCGCGCGCACCGAGGAGGGCTCGGCCGCGTTCGAGGTCGTGGCCCAGATCGGCTTTGACCTCTCCGCCGCCGACGCCGCCCCTGCCGCCGACGTCCTCATCGACTTCTCGAACGTCGTGACGCTGCCGGCCGTGGCCAGCTACGTGCGCCGCACGGGTGCCGCGCTCGTCTCGGGCACCACGGGCTACACCGACGAGCAGATGGCGGAGCTGCGCTCCCTTGCCAAGACGAGCGCCGTGCTGCAATCGGGCAACTACTCGCTGGGTATCGCCGCGCTGCGCCACGCCGCGACGCTTGCCGCCCGCGAGCTTGCCGGCTTTGACGTCGAGATCGTCGAGACGCACCACAACCAGAAGGTCGATGCGCCCAGCGGCACGGCAAAGCTTCTGCTTGACGCCGTGGTTGCCACCGAGGCCGAGGAGGGCCGCGGCGAGTACCACCCGGTCTATGGTCGCGAGGGCATGGTTGGCAAGCGTGACCCCCGCGAGGTGGGCATGCACTCGCTGCGCGGCGGCACGGTCGCCGGCGTGCACACAGTGAGCTTCTTCGGCACCGACGAGGAGGTCTCGCTCACGCACCGCGCCACGAGCCGCCAGATCTTCGTGAACGGCGCGCTTGCCGCCGCCCGCAAGATGGCCGGCCGCGAGCCGGGCTTCTATGGCTTCGACGAGGTCATGTTCAACTAG
- the dapD gene encoding 2,3,4,5-tetrahydropyridine-2,6-dicarboxylate N-acetyltransferase — MDAQEIINYIATAPKKTPVKAYIRLKEGASVDLSCAEHVFGTEQNKVVFGDWALLGPVLEQAAGAIDDLVVENDGRNTGVPMLDKKGIHARIEPGAIIRDKVEIGDNAVIMMGAVINIGSIIGDGTMIDMGAILGGRATVGKNCHIGAGTVLAGVVEPASATPVVIEDDVLIGANAVVLEGVRVGRGAVVAAGAVVIEDVPAGAVVAGVPARVIKQASEVASGKVSLVDALRTL; from the coding sequence ATGGACGCTCAGGAAATCATCAACTACATCGCCACGGCACCCAAGAAGACGCCGGTCAAGGCTTACATTCGCCTCAAGGAGGGTGCGAGCGTCGACCTCTCCTGCGCCGAGCACGTCTTTGGCACCGAGCAGAACAAGGTCGTCTTTGGCGACTGGGCACTTCTCGGCCCCGTGCTCGAGCAGGCCGCCGGCGCCATTGACGATCTGGTGGTAGAGAACGACGGCCGCAACACGGGCGTGCCCATGCTCGACAAGAAGGGCATCCACGCCCGCATCGAGCCGGGTGCCATCATCCGCGACAAGGTTGAGATCGGCGACAACGCCGTCATCATGATGGGCGCCGTCATCAACATCGGCTCGATCATCGGCGACGGCACGATGATCGACATGGGCGCCATTCTCGGTGGTCGCGCCACGGTGGGCAAAAACTGCCACATCGGTGCCGGCACCGTCCTCGCCGGCGTGGTGGAGCCTGCGAGCGCCACGCCCGTCGTCATCGAGGACGACGTGCTCATCGGCGCCAACGCCGTGGTGCTCGAGGGCGTTCGCGTGGGCAGGGGCGCCGTCGTGGCAGCTGGCGCTGTCGTCATCGAGGACGTGCCCGCCGGCGCCGTCGTGGCCGGCGTTCCCGCCAGGGTCATCAAGCAGGCGAGCGAGGTCGCGAGCGGCAAGGTGTCGCTCGTCGACGCGCTGCGCACGCTGTAG
- a CDS encoding indolepyruvate ferredoxin oxidoreductase subunit alpha, whose translation MAHPVINADECVACGVCVDTCPCDVLELEDVATVKDEDSCVACGSCQEACPAGAITEIAED comes from the coding sequence ATGGCCCATCCCGTTATCAACGCTGACGAGTGCGTCGCCTGCGGCGTCTGCGTCGACACCTGCCCCTGCGACGTTCTCGAGCTCGAGGACGTTGCCACCGTCAAGGACGAGGACTCCTGCGTGGCCTGCGGCTCCTGCCAGGAGGCCTGCCCCGCCGGTGCCATCACCGAGATCGCCGAGGACTAG